A single window of Gossypium arboreum isolate Shixiya-1 chromosome 13, ASM2569848v2, whole genome shotgun sequence DNA harbors:
- the LOC108461956 gene encoding putative pentatricopeptide repeat-containing protein At1g53330 translates to MKIPKPISPFRLSSLLRTQKDPTLAFNLVKNPNPDLRPTAKPFRYSLLSYDLIITKLGRVKMFQEMEQVLHQLKSDTRIVPEEIIFCNVIKFYGRAKLHERALQLFDEMPQYRCPRTVKAVNSLLHALLKSEKFDDMKQVFLGMEKYARPDACTYNILIHACCLNGCLDDAWNLFDEMQRKGVKPDKVTFGTLIKALCVELKIKEAFKLKNDMVKIHKVSPNTRLYEGMITGLCSVGELTWALRLKDEMITNNMKPNSAMYNTLISGLFNVGRQDEAYGVFDEMELNGIKPDTTTYNVMINELCKVKDFGSAYRVLKEMPDKGCKPNIISYNMLIGMLCKDGKWSEANDLFEDMPGQGCKPDVVSYRMLFDGLCGGSQLKKAAFILDEMVFKGYVPHSASIHKFVSGLGQVENMKLLFRVLESLAKRNAIDEGTWLMVVSRVFEEDDHKLCIASQILDDLLL, encoded by the coding sequence ATGAAAATTCCAAAACCCATCTCTCCTTTTAGGCTTTCATCTCTTCTTCGCACCCAAAAAGACCCAACCCTAGCCTTCAACCTTGTCAAAAACCCAAACCCAGACCTCCGTCCTACCGCTAAACCTTTCCGTTACTCCCTTCTGTCCTATGACCTCATCATCACCAAGCTCGGTCGCGTCAAAATGTTCCAAGAAATGGAACAAGTTCTTCACCAACTCAAAAGCGACACGCGCATAGTCCCAGAGGAGATCATTTTTTGCAATGTTATCAAGTTTTATGGTCGGGCCAAGTTACACGAACGTGCACTGCAATTGTTCGATGAAATGCCTCAGTATCGTTGCCCAAGGACCGTAAAGGCTGTGAACTCGTTGTTACATGCGCTTTTGAAAAGCGAAAAGTTTGATGATATGAAGCAAGTGTTTTTGGGTATGGAAAAATATGCCCGCCCGGATGCTTGTACTTATAATATATTGATCCATGCCTGCTGTTTAAATGGGTGTTTGGATGATGCTTGGAACCTGTTTGATGAAATGCAGAGGAAAGGCGTGAAGCCAGATAAGGTGACGTTTGGGACGTTGATTAAAGCGCTCTGCGTGGAATTGAAGATAAAGGAAGCGTTTAAGTTGAAAAATGACATGGTTAAGATTCATAAAGTATCTCCAAATACTCGTCTTTATGAGGGGATGATTACAGGGCTTTGTAGTGTTGGTGAGTTGACTTGGGCACTCAGGCTTAAGGATGAAATGATTACGAATAATATGAAACCGAATTCGGCTATGTACAACACTTTAATTAGTGGGCTTTTTAATGTTGGGAGGCAGGATGAGGCTTACGGGGTCTTTGACGAAATGGAGTTGAATGGGATTAAACCGGATACAACAACATACAATGTGATGATTAATGAGCTTTGTAAGGTGAAAGATTTTGGATCAGCTTATAGAGTGCTTAAAGAAATGCCTGATAAAGGGTGTAAACCAAATATCATTAGTTATAACATGTTGATTGGCATGTTATGCAAAGATGGGAAATGGAGTGAAGCAAATGATTTATTCGAAGATATGCCGGGGCAGGGGTGTAAACCTGATGTTGTGTCCTATAGGATGCTTTTTGATGGCCTTTGTGGTGGATCACAGTTGAAGAAAGCAGCATTCATTTTGGATGAGATGGTTTTCAAGGGCTATGTACCACATTCTGCAAGTATACACAAATTTGTTTCTGGGTTGGGTCAGGTAGAGAACATGAAGTTATTATTCAGAGTTTTGGAGAGTCTAGCAAAACGAAATGCCATTGATGAAGGTACATGGTTAATGGTGGTTTCTAGGGTTTTCGAGGAAGACGATCATAAACTGTGTATTGCATCTCAGATTCTTGATGATCTGCTGCTGTAG